From Azospirillaceae bacterium, the proteins below share one genomic window:
- a CDS encoding BolA family protein, whose protein sequence is MEYADRIGRKLKDALAPVRLEIVDESARHHGHAGHDPRGETHFHVTVVSAAFAGKSRVARQRMVYDLLAAELAERVHALSLSTLAPDEV, encoded by the coding sequence ATGGAATACGCCGACCGCATAGGCCGCAAGCTGAAGGACGCGCTGGCGCCCGTCCGGCTGGAAATCGTGGATGAATCCGCCCGGCACCACGGGCACGCCGGCCACGACCCCCGCGGCGAAACCCACTTCCACGTCACCGTGGTTTCGGCCGCCTTTGCCGGGAAATCCCGGGTGGCGCGCCAGCGGATGGTCTACGATCTGCTGGCGGCGGAACTGGCCGAGCGCGTCCACGCCCTGTCCTTGTCCACCCTGGCGCCGGACGAGGTGTGA
- a CDS encoding DnaJ domain-containing protein, protein MAKERAAYRRFSFEEPPPQVRRCDMQGCEGEGAYRAPKGRDRLNDYHWFCLDHVREYNRAWDFYRGMSEKEIERALRNDITWQRPTWPMGSWQARERAMREKVMRDFAHGADEAESAARHAPPPRRKGPEDEARAVLDVSADADFPEIKARYRELVKRHHPDANGGDKAAEEKLKQINQAYTTLKACYGA, encoded by the coding sequence ATGGCAAAGGAACGGGCCGCATACCGGCGCTTCAGTTTCGAGGAGCCGCCGCCCCAGGTACGCCGCTGCGACATGCAGGGGTGCGAGGGCGAGGGCGCGTACCGCGCGCCCAAGGGGCGCGACCGGCTGAACGACTACCACTGGTTCTGCCTGGACCACGTGCGCGAATACAATCGCGCCTGGGACTTCTACCGCGGCATGTCGGAGAAGGAGATCGAGCGGGCGCTGCGCAACGACATCACGTGGCAGCGGCCGACCTGGCCCATGGGGTCCTGGCAGGCGCGCGAACGGGCCATGCGCGAGAAGGTCATGCGCGACTTCGCCCACGGTGCCGACGAGGCCGAGAGCGCCGCCCGCCACGCCCCGCCGCCCCGCCGCAAGGGCCCCGAGGACGAGGCCAGGGCCGTGCTGGACGTGTCCGCCGACGCCGATTTCCCCGAAATCAAGGCCCGCTACCGCGAACTCGTGAAGCGCCACCACCCCGACGCCAACGGGGGCGACAAGGCCGCGGAGGAGAAACTCAAGCAGATCAATCAGGCCTACACGACGCTGAAAGCGTGCTACGGTGCCTGA
- the cobS gene encoding cobaltochelatase subunit CobS has product MAPETAQSLGTGLPDIKVSVRQLFGIDTDMMVPAFSQPNEHVPDIDEAYRFDPATTLAILAGFAHNRRVMIQGYHGTGKSTHIEQVAARLNWPCIRINLDSHISRIDLVGKDAIVLRDGKQVTEYREGLLPWALQHACAIVFDEYDAGRPDVMFVIQRVLETDGKLTLLDQNKVIRPHPAFRLFATANTVGLGDTTGLYHGTQQINQGQMDRWNVVATLNYLPVEAEVEIVLAKMPGYNTAEGRRTIQSMVQLADLTRHGFINGDISTVMSPRTVITWAQNADIFGDVATAFRLTFLNKCDEVERATVAEYYQRCFGTELPETGVGTGRG; this is encoded by the coding sequence ATGGCGCCCGAAACCGCTCAGAGCCTCGGCACCGGCCTGCCCGACATCAAGGTTTCCGTCCGGCAGCTGTTCGGGATCGACACCGACATGATGGTTCCGGCCTTCAGCCAGCCGAACGAGCATGTGCCGGACATCGACGAGGCCTACCGCTTCGACCCGGCGACCACGCTCGCGATCCTCGCCGGCTTCGCCCACAACCGGCGGGTCATGATCCAGGGCTACCACGGCACCGGCAAATCGACCCACATCGAGCAGGTGGCGGCCCGGCTGAATTGGCCGTGCATCCGCATCAACCTGGACAGCCACATCAGCCGTATCGACCTGGTGGGCAAGGACGCCATCGTCCTGCGCGACGGCAAGCAGGTGACGGAATACCGCGAGGGGCTGCTGCCCTGGGCGCTGCAGCACGCCTGCGCCATCGTGTTCGACGAGTACGACGCCGGCCGCCCCGACGTGATGTTCGTGATCCAGCGCGTGCTGGAGACCGACGGCAAGCTGACCCTGCTCGACCAGAACAAGGTCATCCGGCCGCATCCGGCGTTCCGCCTGTTCGCCACCGCGAACACGGTGGGCCTGGGCGACACCACCGGCCTGTACCACGGCACCCAGCAGATCAACCAGGGCCAGATGGACCGCTGGAACGTGGTCGCCACCCTGAACTACCTGCCGGTGGAGGCCGAGGTCGAGATCGTGCTGGCCAAGATGCCGGGCTACAACACCGCCGAGGGCCGCCGGACGATCCAGTCCATGGTCCAGTTGGCGGACCTGACCCGCCACGGCTTCATCAACGGCGACATCTCGACCGTGATGAGCCCGCGCACCGTCATCACCTGGGCCCAGAACGCCGACATCTTCGGCGACGTCGCCACCGCCTTCCGCCTGACCTTCCTGAACAAGTGCGACGAGGTCGAGCGGGCGACCGTGGCCGAGTACTACCAGCGCTGCTTCGGCACGGAGCTTCCGGAAACCGGCGTGGGCACCGGCCGGGGTTGA
- a CDS encoding lipopolysaccharide biosynthesis protein, which produces MASPGLAIRSLAWSLLESAVGIGLSFVTVILIARSIGPAEFGLFSLALVTVQIMTAGLSQLFNEAIVQREDLEPSHIHTAFWASVTVSVLLTVGCLVAAWLLIEVYDQGRLGRVLAWLSAGVLLEGFTGVLTAGMKREFQFRWIAVRTAIGRGTGSVVGIAMAVTGWGIWALVAQYLVGALISTVFTWVGARFQPRRAWSTRHLRELMQVALPSVTAAFLWVLSMRVFTILVGALMGPTALGHFSMAFRLIDTLQTLTLGVVNKVALPLLARRQTDRTHLMDGFATATERTALVLVPTFTGLALVAPELIPLMLGPGWEPAIPSLQVLAIGLLLVSVVYFQPIVLTAIGRAKLNVIGPAASIAISLGLLGIVHPYGVVAATFAWVARHAVTVPLNIWLVRRELDFGVRGQLRGVMAPVLSAAVMTAAVLFVSPMLFDDAPALLRLAGIVAMGVLVYGISMLALAPRIPRAVVRSLAGLRA; this is translated from the coding sequence ATGGCAAGTCCCGGCCTCGCCATCCGGTCGCTCGCTTGGTCGCTGCTGGAAAGCGCGGTCGGCATCGGCCTGTCGTTCGTCACCGTCATCCTGATCGCGCGCAGCATCGGACCGGCCGAATTCGGCCTGTTCTCGCTGGCGCTGGTGACGGTCCAGATCATGACCGCCGGCCTCAGCCAACTGTTCAACGAAGCGATCGTCCAACGCGAGGATCTGGAGCCGAGCCACATCCACACGGCATTCTGGGCATCGGTGACCGTCAGCGTGTTGCTGACGGTCGGATGCCTGGTTGCCGCCTGGCTGCTGATCGAGGTGTACGACCAGGGCCGGCTGGGACGCGTGCTGGCGTGGCTGTCGGCCGGAGTGCTGCTGGAAGGCTTCACCGGCGTGCTGACCGCCGGCATGAAGCGGGAATTCCAGTTCCGCTGGATCGCCGTTCGCACCGCCATCGGCCGCGGCACCGGATCGGTCGTCGGCATCGCCATGGCCGTCACGGGCTGGGGCATCTGGGCGCTGGTGGCCCAGTACCTCGTGGGGGCGTTGATCTCCACCGTCTTCACCTGGGTCGGCGCGCGCTTCCAGCCCCGGCGTGCCTGGTCCACCCGCCATCTCCGCGAACTGATGCAGGTCGCCCTGCCGTCGGTGACGGCGGCCTTCCTGTGGGTCCTGAGCATGCGCGTGTTCACCATCCTGGTGGGGGCGCTGATGGGACCGACGGCACTCGGCCATTTCAGCATGGCCTTCCGTCTGATCGACACCCTGCAGACCCTTACGCTGGGCGTCGTCAACAAGGTCGCCCTGCCCCTGCTGGCACGGCGGCAGACCGACCGCACGCACCTGATGGACGGCTTCGCCACGGCGACCGAGCGCACCGCGCTGGTCCTGGTGCCCACCTTCACCGGACTGGCGCTGGTCGCGCCGGAGTTGATCCCGCTGATGCTCGGCCCCGGGTGGGAACCGGCGATCCCGTCGCTCCAGGTCCTTGCGATCGGCCTGCTGCTGGTCTCCGTGGTCTACTTCCAACCCATCGTCCTGACCGCCATCGGCCGGGCCAAGCTGAACGTCATCGGGCCGGCGGCATCGATTGCGATCAGCCTGGGCCTGCTCGGCATCGTCCATCCGTACGGCGTGGTGGCGGCCACCTTCGCCTGGGTCGCCCGGCACGCCGTCACGGTGCCCCTGAACATCTGGCTGGTGCGGCGCGAACTGGATTTCGGCGTGCGGGGCCAATTGAGGGGGGTGATGGCCCCGGTGCTCTCCGCGGCGGTGATGACCGCCGCCGTGCTCTTCGTCTCGCCCATGCTGTTCGACGACGCGCCGGCCCTGCTCCGGTTGGCCGGGATCGTGGCGATGGGCGTTCTTGTCTATGGAATCTCCATGCTGGCCCTGGCCCCGCGCATCCCGCGCGCAGTGGTACGGTCGCTGGCCGGCCTGCGTGCCTGA
- the cobT gene encoding cobaltochelatase subunit CobT: MSERETPIETFKRATSGCVRAMSAKPEIQVGFTTEAPGLSGPRVRVPVPPRDLNPREVALVRGAADAVALRLRHHDPALHAQRMPTGETARAAFEALEQVRCEALGARSMAGVAANLGAALDERYRRQGFDRVTDREQAPLPEVMRLLVREALTGDAPPESARPAVEMWRPWVEARVGGKLGNLSALLDDQDGYARAVRRLLQDMDLEVGAEPEPDEAEGEDDENDSGENQNETSDDQSGGGEQDSADDQMSSQPQSDGADQDAGGEGVEEVEGETADGEGDEEPGAPGRPWRPEYDRRNDVDPNAYRAFTTKFDEIVDADQLCDADELARLRVLLDQQLQHLQGVIAKLANRLQRRLLAKQQRAWEFDLEEGILDAARLSRIVVNPALPLSYKIEKQTDFRDTVVSLLIDNSGSMRGRPITIAAMSADILARTLERCGVKVEVLGFTTRAWKGGSSREEWLQAGKPPNPGRLNDLRHIVYKGADAPWRRARKNLGLMLREGILKENIDGEALMWAHNRLIARPEERRILMVISDGAPVDDSTLSVSSGNYLERHLRQVIEYIETRSPVELVAIGIGHDVTRYYRRAVTIVDAEQLGGTMMEKLAELFDEEGRRPGRPLRGGRRAA, encoded by the coding sequence ATGTCCGAGCGCGAGACCCCGATCGAAACCTTCAAGCGCGCCACGTCGGGCTGCGTCCGCGCCATGTCCGCGAAGCCGGAGATCCAGGTCGGCTTCACCACCGAGGCGCCGGGGCTTTCCGGCCCGCGGGTGCGGGTGCCCGTGCCGCCGCGCGACCTGAACCCGCGCGAGGTCGCGCTGGTTCGCGGCGCCGCCGATGCGGTGGCCCTTCGCCTGCGCCACCACGATCCGGCCCTGCACGCGCAGCGGATGCCCACCGGCGAGACCGCCCGCGCCGCCTTCGAGGCGCTGGAGCAGGTCCGGTGCGAGGCGCTGGGCGCACGGTCCATGGCCGGCGTCGCGGCCAACCTGGGCGCGGCGTTGGACGAGCGCTACCGCCGCCAGGGCTTCGACCGCGTCACCGACCGCGAACAGGCCCCCCTGCCCGAAGTCATGCGCCTGCTGGTGCGCGAGGCGCTGACCGGCGACGCCCCGCCGGAGTCCGCCCGCCCGGCCGTGGAGATGTGGCGTCCGTGGGTGGAGGCGCGCGTCGGCGGAAAGCTGGGCAACCTCTCGGCACTCCTGGACGACCAGGACGGCTACGCCCGCGCCGTGCGCCGGCTGCTGCAGGACATGGACCTGGAGGTGGGCGCGGAACCCGAGCCCGACGAGGCGGAGGGCGAGGACGACGAGAACGACAGCGGCGAAAACCAGAACGAAACGTCCGACGATCAATCCGGCGGCGGCGAGCAGGACAGCGCGGACGACCAGATGTCCTCGCAGCCGCAGTCGGACGGGGCCGACCAGGACGCCGGTGGCGAAGGTGTGGAGGAAGTCGAGGGCGAGACCGCCGACGGGGAAGGCGACGAGGAGCCGGGCGCACCCGGCCGGCCGTGGCGGCCCGAATACGACCGCCGCAACGACGTCGATCCGAACGCCTACAGGGCCTTCACCACCAAGTTCGACGAGATCGTCGACGCCGACCAACTGTGCGACGCGGACGAGCTGGCGCGGCTGCGCGTGCTGCTCGACCAGCAGCTCCAGCACCTTCAAGGGGTGATCGCCAAACTGGCCAACCGCCTGCAACGGCGGCTTCTGGCGAAGCAGCAGCGGGCGTGGGAATTCGACCTGGAGGAAGGCATCCTCGACGCCGCGCGCCTGTCGCGCATCGTGGTCAACCCCGCCCTGCCCCTGTCCTACAAGATCGAGAAGCAGACGGATTTCCGGGACACCGTCGTCTCGCTGCTGATCGACAATTCCGGTTCCATGCGCGGCCGGCCGATCACCATCGCCGCCATGAGCGCCGACATCCTGGCCCGCACGCTGGAACGCTGCGGCGTGAAGGTGGAGGTCCTGGGCTTCACCACCCGGGCCTGGAAGGGCGGTTCCTCGCGCGAGGAATGGCTGCAGGCGGGCAAGCCGCCCAATCCCGGCCGGCTGAACGACCTGCGCCACATCGTCTACAAGGGCGCGGACGCCCCGTGGCGCCGGGCGCGCAAGAACCTGGGCCTGATGCTGCGCGAAGGCATCCTGAAGGAGAACATCGACGGCGAAGCGCTGATGTGGGCCCACAACCGCCTCATCGCGCGGCCGGAGGAACGGCGCATCCTGATGGTCATCTCCGACGGCGCGCCGGTGGACGACTCCACGCTGTCGGTGAGCTCCGGCAACTACCTGGAACGCCACCTGCGCCAGGTGATCGAGTACATCGAGACCCGCAGCCCGGTCGAGCTGGTGGCCATCGGCATCGGCCACGACGTCACCCGCTACTACCGCCGCGCCGTCACCATCGTGGACGCCGAGCAGCTGGGCGGCACCATGATGGAGAAGCTGGCCGAGCTGTTCGACGAGGAAGGCCGCCGGCCGGGCCGGCCACTCCGGGGCGGGCGCCGCGCGGCCTGA
- a CDS encoding DUF898 family protein, whose protein sequence is MGFRIRRSALILLLVKNALLTALTLGTYRFWARTSLRRMLWGAVSIDGEPLAYTGRGGELFKGFLRVLVVLVPLFGALALGNYVFQAFHPAVAFGYQLSLYLLMILLAFVAGFTARRYLLTRTAWAGVAFGQDGSALRYAWFRVKWGLLVAITFGLAKPHVDMTVNRYLMNATRYGTEPFVCGANARGLYGPFLASWGAGLAAVAAYIGIMSIQVDPLGDLDPEGAVSGSAGLIILPVILGVLAYILMLRYQIAVFRNTFDGLRIAGASVACNVRLRSFIGVAVGYTVLLVGGFIALVSAVYWTVVGYAEGDIGPDASLGVLVGAVLWLVLVQFLGTVWFYVEVLRKYCQGMRIDGVATLWQVMPDARPGPRSGEGLADALGEVGI, encoded by the coding sequence GTGGGGTTCCGGATCCGCCGTTCCGCGTTGATCCTGCTGCTGGTCAAGAACGCGTTGCTGACGGCGTTGACGCTCGGCACCTACCGGTTCTGGGCGCGGACCAGCCTGCGCCGGATGCTCTGGGGGGCGGTCAGTATCGACGGCGAACCCCTTGCCTACACCGGTCGGGGCGGCGAGCTGTTCAAGGGATTCCTGCGGGTACTGGTGGTCCTGGTCCCGCTGTTCGGAGCCTTGGCGCTGGGCAACTACGTGTTCCAGGCGTTCCACCCGGCCGTCGCGTTCGGATACCAGCTGTCCCTTTATCTGCTCATGATCCTGCTGGCGTTCGTTGCCGGTTTCACGGCCCGGCGCTACCTGCTCACCCGCACCGCGTGGGCGGGCGTTGCCTTCGGCCAGGACGGAAGCGCCCTGCGCTATGCCTGGTTCCGGGTGAAGTGGGGGCTGCTGGTTGCCATCACCTTCGGTCTGGCCAAACCCCATGTGGACATGACGGTCAACCGGTACCTGATGAATGCCACCCGCTATGGAACGGAACCCTTCGTCTGCGGGGCCAATGCGCGGGGGCTCTACGGCCCGTTCCTGGCGAGCTGGGGCGCCGGCTTGGCGGCCGTGGCCGCTTACATCGGGATCATGTCCATCCAGGTCGACCCGCTCGGCGACCTGGATCCGGAGGGGGCCGTGTCCGGCAGCGCCGGACTCATCATCCTGCCGGTGATCCTCGGCGTCCTCGCCTACATCCTGATGTTGCGCTACCAGATCGCCGTTTTCCGGAACACCTTCGACGGGCTGCGGATTGCCGGCGCAAGCGTCGCCTGCAATGTCCGGCTCCGGTCCTTCATCGGGGTGGCCGTGGGCTACACGGTGCTGCTGGTCGGCGGCTTCATCGCCCTGGTGTCCGCCGTCTATTGGACGGTCGTGGGCTATGCGGAGGGGGATATCGGCCCCGACGCGTCCCTCGGCGTGCTCGTCGGGGCCGTGTTGTGGCTGGTGCTGGTGCAGTTCCTCGGCACCGTCTGGTTTTACGTCGAGGTGCTGCGTAAATACTGCCAGGGCATGCGGATCGACGGCGTGGCGACGCTGTGGCAGGTCATGCCGGATGCCCGTCCCGGTCCCCGTTCGGGCGAGGGGCTGGCCGACGCGCTCGGCGAAGTCGGCATCTGA